The stretch of DNA CCCCCTCAGCCATGCAGCAGCCCTCCAGACGAAGAGTTCACCTATAGAGTACTTAACAGCGAAGCCTAGGAGGATCCCTAGGAGGTTGGCGACTAAGTAGTGTAAGCCCGCGAGGCCGGCTAGAGCTAGTAGGGTCACGTAGTTGACTAGCGCCCCGAGGAACACCGCTGCGTGGTACTTGGCGCACCTAGCTATCCAGCGGCCAGCCCTCCGATCCCTAAAGGTCCAGGAGTCGTTTAGGGCGAAGTTGTTTAGGATAGAGGCTTCGATAGAGATTAAGCCGGCGAGGTGTAGGGGGAGGAGTTGTATAAGGGCGTGGAGGAGCCCCTCGTTGACCACTACCCCCAGCGCGCCCACGGCTGCGAACTTAAGCGGGCGGTAGCTACTTAGCTCTAGGACGTGGCGTAGGTAGGCCAGGGTCTCCGTCAAGCTCAGCTTGCTCCTCCCCCTAGACCTAGGCTTAAAGGTGTACGGGACCTCGACAGCCCTAGCCCAAGCGCCTTTAACAACTATCTCGAGCAGTATCTTAAACCCCCTAGGCCTCAGCTCAACGCCGCTTAGGATCTCCCTCTTAAACATGAAGTAGCCTGACATTACGTCCCTCACTTGCCTAGCCCTAGGCAGAGTAAGCCTAGCTATCGCCCCGGCTACCTTTGAGGCCAGCTTCCTAAGGACGCTCCACCCCTCAACGCCTCCGCCGTGAGCGAAGCGGGAGGCTATGACGAGGTCGTAGCCACCCCTCACCCTAGCTAGCATAGCTGGGAGGAGCTCAGGTGGGTGTTGTAGGTCAGCATCGAGCACAGCTATGACGCTGGCCTTAGACGCTGAGATGCCGTCTACGATCGCTGGGCCTAGGCCGAGCTTCCCAGGCCTCTTAACGACCCTGACGTTGCCGTAGAGCTCCCCCAGCTTACCCGCAACCTCAGCGGTGCCGTCTGGGCTATTATCGTCGACGACCACTATCTCAAACCTCACGCCCTCCAAGGCCCTCTCGATGCGCTCTATAAGCTCCCCTATGTTGTCCCTCTCATTGAAGGTGGGCACTACTACGGAGAGCTCAAAGCCCTTGTCATCCACGAGGCCCACCTTCTAAGCTTTAAGACAGCCCTTGCTAAGTAGAGCGCCCACAAATAAGCGTAGTGGGGCTGAGTTTATAGCGTTAAGGAGGGGCGCCGTGGCGCAGCGCCAGCCTTAAGGAAGGGCCGCCACGGCTGGGCTTAGTGGCGTGGCGCCGCTCAGCAGTGCCGCGCATAGGCCTAGAGGAGGCCGAGCGCAGGAGCTCCCTAACAGCCTGCGAGGAAGACGCGCCCTCTAGGGCTCAAGGGATGACCGCGTTGGCACCTCGCCGAGGGCTTCCTCAAGGGGCCGAGGCGCCTCGGTGGACGCCGCGACCTCCCTCCTCCCGAGGAGGGAGAGGAGGGTGCTTAGCCGTGGCGAAGGTCTAGATAGACGCCGCTAGCCCTAGGGAGCGCGAAGCCGTACTATACGGCGGCCCCCTATTAAGGCATGAAGCCTTAAGGGAATACTCGTAGTCCTGGCTAGGGGTAGTCGGGCTTGGGGATGACGGCGACTGAGAAGATACTAGCCAAGGCCTCAGGGCGCCGTGAAGTCTCGCCGGGGGAGATAGTGGTGGCTAAGGTGGACGTGGCCATGATTCACGACTTCACCGGGCCGATGGCGGTCAGGGCGTTTAGGTCTATGAACGCCGCTAGGGTCTGGGACCCCTCGCGGGTCGTAGTTATCTTCGACCACCAAGTACCCGCCAGCACGCTTCAAGCGGCTGAGTTTCATAGGATGCTTAGGGACTTCGTCAAGGAGCAGGGGATAGCGAACTTCTACGACGTGGGCATGGGGGGGATATGCCACCAAGTCCTGCCTGAGGAGGGGTTCGCCGTCCCAGGCTCTGTTATAGTCGGAGCCGACTCGCACACAACGACCTACGGCGCGCTGGGGGCCTTTGCCACAGGGGTGGGCTCGACAGACATGGCAGCCGTACTAGCTACTGGCGAGCTCTGGTTTAGAGTGCCTGAGGCCTTAAAGGTGAGGGCTGAGGGCTTACTTAAGCCCCCCGTGTCGGCCAAGGACCTGGTCTTAGAGGTAGCGAGGCGCATCGGGGTTGACGGAGCCAGCTACATGGCCATGGAGTACAAGGGGGAGGCCGTTGAGGAGATGAGTATCGACGGTAGAATGACGCTCTGCAACATGGCCGTGGAGATGGGGGCTAAGAACGGGATAGTCGAGCCCGACGGGAAGACTGAGGCCTACCTTAAGGGCAGGGCTAGGCTGCCCTACGTAATGGTCCGAAGCGACCCCGACGCTGACTACTTCGACGAGGTCGTCGTGGAGGCCTCGAAGCTCGAGCCCCTGGTGGCTTGCCCACACTCAGTAGATAACGTCAAGCCGGTGGCTGAGGTCGAGGGGGTTAAGGTTGACCAAGCCTTCATAGGCTCGTGCACCAATGGTAGGCTAGAGGACTTAGAGCAGGCCGCTAGGATACTTAAGGGTAGGAGGGTGCATCCGTCAGTTAGGCTCATAGTCATACCTGCCTCTCAGCGCATATACTTAGAGGCCGCTAAGAAGGGGCTGCTAGAAGTATTTATCGAGGCCGGGGGGGTGGTGTGTAATCCTACGTGCGGCCCCTGCCTAGGAAGCCACCTGGGGATCTTAGGGGACGGGGAAGTTTGCGTAAGCTCAGCAAACCGCAACTTCATAGGCAGGATGGGGAGCCCTAAGTCCGAGGTCTACTTAGCTTCACCGGCCACGGTAGCAGCCTCGGCCATAGAGGGGAGGCTAGCTGACCCTAGAAAGTACTGGAGGCAGTGACGCGCCTCTAGGGGCGCGGGGCTCGAAGGTCGGCGATAAGCTTCTCCGCCACGCCCTTGAGCTTTTCGCGCTCCTCGCTGCTCAGCACCGCCCCGGGGAGCGTAATCTTCAGCAGGGCCTTAACCGTCTCGCCGCGCTCCTCGAAGACGGCCTCCACCTCCCTGTAGTACTTCGTTAGCGAGGCCGTGAGGAAGCATCCTCCCTCAGCCTTTATTACAGCTCTCTGCTTCTCAATCTTAATTTCAGTCAGCCTAGCTCCAAGCTGCTCAAGGAGGCTGCTAGCGCGCAGGAAGATGTCGCTCAGCCTACCTCTAAGGCCTGCTTCAACAACTACGCTTGGCGATAGGCCGACCCCCTTAGAGACTAAGGATAGTATTTGGCTAAGGGAGAGGGGGGCCTTAATCTTAAGCTTGACGACGACCTGCTTGGCTATCTGCTCCTCGATGAACGAAGAGAGGGGGCCGAAGATCTCGCGTATGACTTCAACCAAGGCCTCCGGCCTCCTATAGAGCTCATTCTTATCTACTCCCGCCTTGACCTTTAGGTAGTGGAAGATGACTGGCCCTACTGAGGGGCCGAGGACCTCTATGGCCTCCACTATCGCCCTAGCCAGTGCCCTCTTACTCTCGCTACACGGCCCCTCCATCCTGGACGTTGGCACGGGCCCGCCCTAGGTAAGGAAGAGGGCGGGGCCTTATAACTGTTGTTTTACTGTTGAACGCGCAGACTCAGCTCTAGCCTTGCTTTCACCAGTCAACCCTTACACGCCTCATCATAGGCACTAGGCCCTTAAGCCTAGCGCCTCGATTATTTCACCCACCCCTACTCCCTTCTTTAAGCTTGCCTTTATCGCCTTGATGCTTGGCTTGAGCCTCTTGACCTCATTTAATAGGAGGTCTGGGTCTACCTCCATAGCTTCAGCCAGGTCTACCTTGTTGAGGACGGCTAAGTCAGCGCTAGCGAAGATCGCGGGGTGCTTGGCCACGACGTAGGGCCCCTCAGTTACGCTAAACACCACCACCCTCTGGTGGGCGCCTAGCTCAAAGTCGGCTGGGCATATGAGGTTGCCCACGTTCTCGATGAAGACTAGGTCTAGCCTAGCTAAGTCTAGCCTAGCTAGGGCCTTAGCGACTAGGTTAGCGTCTAAGTGACACTCCCTCCCCGTGTTAACCTGGATAGTCGGTACGCCTAGCCTAGCTAGCCTATCAGCGTCTATGGTGGTCGTTAGGTCACCGGCTATAATGCCCACCCGATACCTGTCCTTGAGCCTCGGGACCACTGATTCGATTAGCGTAGTCTTGCCGGAGCCCACCGACCCCATCACGTCGATCACCCTGACCCCTAGGCTATCAGCTAGCCTACGATTTTGCTCAGCTAGCTCCTTATTGCGCCTCAGGTAGTCTTCCTCTAGTTCTACGTCTAAGACCTCGCCTTCCCCAGCCACTACTACTTCTCTCACTGCCCCACCCTCGTTCACAGCTGCTCAGCCTCTTTTTTACCTTAGCGTTACCCACTAGGGTAGCCTAAGCGCTACTTACGGGCCTTTAGCTTAGCTTCAACCACCGGCTTCCTCACTCTAACTAGGAAGAAGAGGATGGCCCCGAGCGCTATTAGCTCAGCGGCGAGGGTGAAGGATAGAGCGTAGCCGCATACGTAGACGACGATCCCCCCGAAGAAGGTGCCCATTAAGCTGCCTAGGTTAGTCACCGCGTTGTACACCCCTATGCTCCTACCCTCCTCCATCAGCGCTGATAGCCTAGGCGCGAGCGCCTTCCCGCACACAGCTATTATGGACCACGTGAAGCCTATCGCGGCCAGCACGATGGCGGCCAGGTGTGCCATGGGGAGGGGAGGGGAGGAGGCCGCTACCGCGGCTAGAGATAGGAAGAGGGCGCACCTTACGCAGAGGGCGTAGATGAGTAGCTCCCTATCGCCCAGCCTCTCGGACAGCTTCGCTACGACTGGGTAGAAGGCCGTTGAGGAGGAGGAGTTGAGGAAGAATATCAGGAAGATTTGATCTTCAGGCACCCCCCGCTCCAGCATAAACACCGGGAGGGGGGTGAAGAAGAGGTTGGCCCCGAGGAAGATTACGAAGGTGCCCACGTAGTACTTAGGTAAGTTGCGCTCCAGCCCGTCCCTAAGCGTCTTGCCGATCTTAAGCAGCCCCTTGAACGTCGGGGGGTGGATGATTAGGGGTGGGAAGTGGCGGTGTAGCCTAGGCACTATTACCTTCACCGGGCCGCGCTCAAGGGTTATCTTCGGCTCCTCAACCATTAGTAGCGAGAGGGCGAAGCTTAGGAGTAAGAGGAGGGAGCAGAGCATGAATAGAGAGCGCGTATCTAGGCTAGTTATCCCGAGCAGTAGCCCTACGGTCCAGGCGACGCCCTCAGTGAGGTTGAACAAGCTAAACTCCCTCTCCCACCTAGCCCTTGGGAAGGTCTCCAGGATGATCATGCTGGACACCGCTGTGCACGCTGTTATGAAGACCCCCTGGAGGGCGCTGTACGCCACGAGCTCAATGACCATGCCTGAGCGGGCGAGGAGGAGGAAGGAGAGGGCGTTGAGGAGGAAGGACGCGCTGACGAAGGCCTTGCGCCTCCCTAACCTATCTGAGAGGTGGGACCACATAATCGAGGCTGGGATCGACGTCGCCACGGAGGCCGCTGTAACTAGCCCAACGTCCACGACCCCTCCCCCCAGCTTAACTACGAACAGCGGGAGGGCTACTGAGGCAGCCCCGAAGGCCATCTTGTAGGGGAAGAAGCTAAGGAACCAGCGGTTTGAGGCAGCCCTGTGCAACCTCCCACCTTAAGCTGGGAGGCCTCCTCCCCTAGGCCTCAGCGACATATATAGGTTGCCTAGGCTAGCGATCCTCAGGGAGGGGCTACAGTAGGAGGGCGGCTGCTGCTAGGGCGATCGAGGCGGCCCAGGCGGGGAGGCTCCACGTAGCCACCTTGTGTCCATCGAGAGGGGGGAAGGGTATTAGGTTGAAGAAGCCTAGCCAGGCGTTAATCATGGCCACGTAGCCTAAGAGGGGGGCTGTGAAGAAAGGCTTAGAGAGCTTTAGGGCCATGGCTACGGCGACGTTAACTAGGGGGCCCGCTAAGGCTATGGCCCCGTGGTCCCTTCTACTAAGCGCCCCCTCGACGTGCACAGCGCCGGGCGCGGCGAAGAGGAAGCCTAAGAAGGACGAGGCTAATGCTAATAGGAGGCCTGGAGGCCAAGCTCTATACTCTGCCCAGTGCCCCCTCGCCCTCGCCAGGGAGCGGTGGGCTAGCTCATGGAGCACGAAGGCGGTTACGACGGCGAAGAGCACTTGGGGGAAGACGTGGGCCAAGGCAGCTGGGTTAGAGAGTAGGTGTACGCCAGCGGTCAAGATGCTAAAGGCTAGGGCTAGGGTTAGGGTTGAAGCAACTAAGTCCCTCACTTCAGCCATCGACGCGGGGGGCTTAGCCTTGACGCGGGCTAGTGGCCTAGGGGCCGCTGCTACTTCCACCGGCTTAAACCAGTAGCCCTCCTCGCTAGGCCCGCGCCTAAGCCCAGGGCAGCTGTGTACCTCCGGGAGGTGGTGGTATACGCAGAACCATCCGCCGCAGCGCCTACACCTATACCCGGTCAGCGAGTTGAGCTGGGCTCCGCAGAGCTTACAGCTACTCTCCTCCAAAGCCTCTCGCTCGCAGCCCTTGAGCGTGGCCCTCGCTTATATTGCTTACTTTACGGGCGCTAGCCAGCGGTAAAAGATATAAGGACGTACTGTGAGCAGAGCACGCCTCCTCAGGCTAGAGGTTGATTTATGGAGTTCTGTCCTAACTGCGGTAAGCTGCTAACCCCCTCCTCAGGTAAGGAAGAGGTCGTCCTCGCCTGCAAGGTGTGCGGCTATGCTAAGCCTATCGATAGGGCGCAGAGGAAGTACGTATGGACTGAGCGCGTAAATAGCGCTAAGCGTAGGAAAGCGGTAGTCGTAGTGACCTCCCCTGCGCTCGAGAAGCATAAAAAAGAGGAGCGCGAGCTAGCTCAAGAGTACTACGAGGTCTTCCTCGAGGCCTTCACCGAGGCTGGGGAGGCTGGGGAAGACTAGCTCACTCGACTCTAATTACGTAGCGCTCCACCTTCTTAGGGAGAAGCACGCGTAGTATTCCGTTCTTAAAGGTGGCCCTAGCCCCCTCAGGGTCTACCTTAGCCGGTAGCCTAACCACCTTCTTAAACGACTTGAACTCTACCTCCCGTTGAACCGTCCCCCACCTATCTAGCCTAAAGCCCCTAGCCATGTACGCCTCTAAGACAAGCGAGTCCTCAGTTACGTCCAGCCTAATGTCCTCCTTGCGCTCTACGCAGGGGAGGTCCGCTGTGACCACGACGTAGTCCTCCCTCTCCTCGACGTCTATGAGCGGCTCTAAGTAGCACCTCTCAAGGTCCCAGCTAGGCCTGAAGAGCTCCTCGATCCTATCGAAGAGCTCCTCGATCCTATCGAAGATACCCCTGCGCCTCCGCATACACTCCACCCTACGTGTACATTAACGGGACCTCGCTCTCTCTAGCCTTCTGCATCCCCAGCATGGCTGCCCTGGCCTGCTTCATGAGGTCCCTAGCCTTCAGCCTAATTTCCTCAGCCTTCTCTAGGAGGGACTTGACGTCGAACCTCCTTCCTATAATCTTGCCCAGGGCCTCTATAGTGGCCGCCGCAGCCCCTGGGTCTGGGTACTGGAGGTAGCTTTGAGCTAAGAGGGCTAAGGCTGGTATTGAGTGCCTCAGGGCCTCCTTTAAGAAAAGGGCGTAGGCGCCGGCTATGAAGCCCTCCTCCATCACCTCTACCCCCCTCTCCCTAAGAAGCCTAGCGGCCTCGTCGCTGTTAGGGACGCCGTAGACGGCCGGGGTCTCGATGTCCAGCCTATTGGGGACAGGTATCCCGCCCAGGGATATCATTAGCTCTACGTGCTTCTCTTTAAACCACGACGTTAAGGCCTTAACCAGCGTGGGTAGCACCTCGACGGGGATGGCTATCTCGGAGACTAGCAGTAGCAAGTCGCCTGAGGCGTGGATCCTAACGGGGCTCTTAAGCCTCCCCTTGTGGAGCACCATTACCGGGGGGAGGAGCTCAGAATCTACGTAGGCTACTTCATCTACGCCCAGGGTCTCTACTAGGTAAGAGGTGGCTATGGCGCCCACGAGCCCTACGTCCGGGAGCCCCTCGATCGCCCTAGCCCCCTCGACTTCGAGGCGCGCAGACTCCACGACCTCGACTTCGCTGGTCATTAACCCCACAGCCACATGCGGCGCCTGGGCTTAAAAGACTAGCGGGGCTCCTTAAGCCTACAGCTCAATGAGCTCGGCTTCCCTACGCTCAAGGTCCACTACGGCGGCACACCCCCTAGCTAGCGGCCCAGGGTTAACCACCAGGGTATCGTTAAGCCAGTCTACGCCCCTAGCTTCATGGATGTGCCCGCAGAGGCAGGCTACAGGCCTCCTCTCTACTATGAAGTCCCTTAGAGCTAAGCTGCCGGCGTGAACCAGGCTCATGGCTAAGTCCACCCTTAGCCCCTTGGGTGGATGATGGGTCACTAACACTAGCCTCTGAGGATCGCGCGTAAGGCAGTCGCGTAGAGAGTTCAGGGCCTCCCTAAAGCCCAGCCCCCCTGCGCCTGCGAATAAGTAGCCACCGTGCTCCACCGCCCTGCCGTGGATGCTGACCCCAGCCTCCTCCAGGGCTTCAAGCTCCTCGTAGCTATCCATGTTCCCTGGGACGGCGAGAGACCTACCCTTAAAGCTAGCGAGCACCCTAGCCGCCTCGACGCTCTGAAGGTCCCCGCAGTAGATGAAGGTGCCTATTCCGCGCTCCTCTGCGTAGCTTATAGCCCTCCTAAGCCACGACAAGGCCCTATGTAGGTCGGAGGCCACGAGGACCTTCAGCTCGACCCACCTACCTAAACCCCAACGCCTTGAGCAGCTCCCTAACCCATAGGACGGGGTCGTTCCACAGGAAGAAGCAGGCTATGGACACTATCACTAAGATAGCGACCAACAGCTTAGCTATGAATAACGCGTCCTCCCTCCACCTCCTTATCTTCACAGCGGCGACACCCAGGACTTGCTTAGCGAGAGGAATCTTTAACTTTACCGCAGGGCCCTCCTACGCGTGCGTAGGTCACCTACGCTAACGGTAGACGTGGTCATCTTCTACGAGGGGGGCCTTGTTCTAGTTAAGCGTGGGAGGGAGCCGTTTAAGGGATGCTGGGCCATCCCTGGAGGGGTGGTTGAGTATGGCGAGAGCGTTGAGCAGGCCGCGGTTAGAGAAGCGCTAGAGGAAACTGGCCTAAGCGTAGAGCTCGTAGACTTAGTTGGAGTGTACTCTGAGCCCGAGAGAGACCCTAGGGGGCACTTTGTGTCCGTGGCGTTCTTAGCTAGGGCGATAGGAGGGGCGCCGAGGGCCTCTGGAGACGCAGCTAGCGTAGCTATCTTCAGCGAGCCTCCGCCCAACCTAGCCTTCGACCACTCCAAGATACTCGACGACGCTCTGCGCAAGGCCTCAGCCCTCGGCCTCTGGAGGAAGCCTACGCGCGACCACGCTCCCTCGGCTCCTTGGGGGCTATGAAGCTATTCCCGCAGGGGTCCTCAATTACTAAGCTGAACGCCCGCCTGCCCTCAGCCGCCATCCTAACCTCCTCTAGCACCCTCCTGACCCTCTCGTCCTCAGGGGCCTCAGAGTCTCTTAGGAGCTGCTCTAAGATAGCCTCGACGCGGCGTAGTACGCCCTCTACGTTCGACACGAAGCCCTCAGCTAGGAGCCCCGGCCTTATCTCAATGCCCAGCTCAGGGATGGTTATGGTGGCTGTAGACGACCTAACTACCCTTACGCTCAAGTCCTCAGGGCCCTCTACTTTAAGTTCATGGCGGCACGGAGGCCTCTCCTCGAGGCTGAATACATCACTCCTCCTATAACCGCAGCCCCGACAGGTCATGGAGGTGAGGACGGCCTTGCCGAAGAGCGGGACGTCGTAGTACACGTCGACCACCTCTAGGTCTACGCCGCACATAGGGCATGGGAGCCTGTACCGCTGGCTAACGGGCAGCTCCACGTCAATCAGCCTCTAGGTGATGGCACCTAGAGCAGAGCCAAGCCCCACGGCCCCCCTCAGTTAAGAGGAGGCCCGCGCAGAAAGATAGGCCGTGGGGCTTCATGGAGGCCC from Candidatus Nezhaarchaeota archaeon encodes:
- a CDS encoding NUDIX hydrolase; this translates as MRRSPTLTVDVVIFYEGGLVLVKRGREPFKGCWAIPGGVVEYGESVEQAAVREALEETGLSVELVDLVGVYSEPERDPRGHFVSVAFLARAIGGAPRASGDAASVAIFSEPPPNLAFDHSKILDDALRKASALGLWRKPTRDHAPSAPWGL
- a CDS encoding proteasome assembly chaperone family protein; the encoded protein is MTSEVEVVESARLEVEGARAIEGLPDVGLVGAIATSYLVETLGVDEVAYVDSELLPPVMVLHKGRLKSPVRIHASGDLLLLVSEIAIPVEVLPTLVKALTSWFKEKHVELMISLGGIPVPNRLDIETPAVYGVPNSDEAARLLRERGVEVMEEGFIAGAYALFLKEALRHSIPALALLAQSYLQYPDPGAAAATIEALGKIIGRRFDVKSLLEKAEEIRLKARDLMKQARAAMLGMQKARESEVPLMYT
- the hacA gene encoding homoaconitase large subunit, translating into MGMTATEKILAKASGRREVSPGEIVVAKVDVAMIHDFTGPMAVRAFRSMNAARVWDPSRVVVIFDHQVPASTLQAAEFHRMLRDFVKEQGIANFYDVGMGGICHQVLPEEGFAVPGSVIVGADSHTTTYGALGAFATGVGSTDMAAVLATGELWFRVPEALKVRAEGLLKPPVSAKDLVLEVARRIGVDGASYMAMEYKGEAVEEMSIDGRMTLCNMAVEMGAKNGIVEPDGKTEAYLKGRARLPYVMVRSDPDADYFDEVVVEASKLEPLVACPHSVDNVKPVAEVEGVKVDQAFIGSCTNGRLEDLEQAARILKGRRVHPSVRLIVIPASQRIYLEAAKKGLLEVFIEAGGVVCNPTCGPCLGSHLGILGDGEVCVSSANRNFIGRMGSPKSEVYLASPATVAASAIEGRLADPRKYWRQ
- a CDS encoding MFS transporter yields the protein MHRAASNRWFLSFFPYKMAFGAASVALPLFVVKLGGGVVDVGLVTAASVATSIPASIMWSHLSDRLGRRKAFVSASFLLNALSFLLLARSGMVIELVAYSALQGVFITACTAVSSMIILETFPRARWEREFSLFNLTEGVAWTVGLLLGITSLDTRSLFMLCSLLLLLSFALSLLMVEEPKITLERGPVKVIVPRLHRHFPPLIIHPPTFKGLLKIGKTLRDGLERNLPKYYVGTFVIFLGANLFFTPLPVFMLERGVPEDQIFLIFFLNSSSSTAFYPVVAKLSERLGDRELLIYALCVRCALFLSLAAVAASSPPLPMAHLAAIVLAAIGFTWSIIAVCGKALAPRLSALMEEGRSIGVYNAVTNLGSLMGTFFGGIVVYVCGYALSFTLAAELIALGAILFFLVRVRKPVVEAKLKARK
- a CDS encoding glycosyltransferase family 2 protein; the protein is MGLVDDKGFELSVVVPTFNERDNIGELIERIERALEGVRFEIVVVDDNSPDGTAEVAGKLGELYGNVRVVKRPGKLGLGPAIVDGISASKASVIAVLDADLQHPPELLPAMLARVRGGYDLVIASRFAHGGGVEGWSVLRKLASKVAGAIARLTLPRARQVRDVMSGYFMFKREILSGVELRPRGFKILLEIVVKGAWARAVEVPYTFKPRSRGRSKLSLTETLAYLRHVLELSSYRPLKFAAVGALGVVVNEGLLHALIQLLPLHLAGLISIEASILNNFALNDSWTFRDRRAGRWIARCAKYHAAVFLGALVNYVTLLALAGLAGLHYLVANLLGILLGFAVKYSIGELFVWRAAAWLRG
- the hypB gene encoding hydrogenase nickel incorporation protein HypB is translated as MNEGGAVREVVVAGEGEVLDVELEEDYLRRNKELAEQNRRLADSLGVRVIDVMGSVGSGKTTLIESVVPRLKDRYRVGIIAGDLTTTIDADRLARLGVPTIQVNTGRECHLDANLVAKALARLDLARLDLVFIENVGNLICPADFELGAHQRVVVFSVTEGPYVVAKHPAIFASADLAVLNKVDLAEAMEVDPDLLLNEVKRLKPSIKAIKASLKKGVGVGEIIEALGLRA
- a CDS encoding metallophosphoesterase family protein, translated to MASDLHRALSWLRRAISYAEERGIGTFIYCGDLQSVEAARVLASFKGRSLAVPGNMDSYEELEALEEAGVSIHGRAVEHGGYLFAGAGGLGFREALNSLRDCLTRDPQRLVLVTHHPPKGLRVDLAMSLVHAGSLALRDFIVERRPVACLCGHIHEARGVDWLNDTLVVNPGPLARGCAAVVDLERREAELIEL
- a CDS encoding ZPR1 zinc finger domain-containing protein, with protein sequence MELPVSQRYRLPCPMCGVDLEVVDVYYDVPLFGKAVLTSMTCRGCGYRRSDVFSLEERPPCRHELKVEGPEDLSVRVVRSSTATITIPELGIEIRPGLLAEGFVSNVEGVLRRVEAILEQLLRDSEAPEDERVRRVLEEVRMAAEGRRAFSLVIEDPCGNSFIAPKEPRERGRA
- a CDS encoding DNA-directed RNA polymerase subunit M, with translation MEFCPNCGKLLTPSSGKEEVVLACKVCGYAKPIDRAQRKYVWTERVNSAKRRKAVVVVTSPALEKHKKEERELAQEYYEVFLEAFTEAGEAGED
- a CDS encoding Hsp20/alpha crystallin family protein: MRRRRGIFDRIEELFDRIEELFRPSWDLERCYLEPLIDVEEREDYVVVTADLPCVERKEDIRLDVTEDSLVLEAYMARGFRLDRWGTVQREVEFKSFKKVVRLPAKVDPEGARATFKNGILRVLLPKKVERYVIRVE